From the genome of Gemmatimonas phototrophica, one region includes:
- a CDS encoding S41 family peptidase, translating into MSELLPDAPRHPRRGLRALVAGIGFGGLLGLGSWWSGRDLTAATQPARAPLGGARLFDQVVAAVAQKYVDSLPADSIYAKSVAGMLNELEDPFTSFLTEDRVRRLSEQMNGTFSGIGLQIDIRDGWPVVIEPLIGGPSERAGVLAGDRIVRIGKESTKDLDREEVFKRLRGVTGSSVTFTVARGDQKQDFTLVRDKVHLRAVQRVTLLQNGTGYVDVNVFNAFTATELSAAIDSLVRQGARSLVMDLRGNPGGLLEQGVAVADLFLDRGQSIVQLRGRAGTPPQTYTDSQPQRWPTLPVAVLVDRSSASASEIVAGALQDHDRAVVLGVTSFGKGSAQNVYPLSSGGALRLTIARWYTPVGRSINRPPERNPDDDVEPDTVGVSLPDTIRPRFRTDAGRTVFGGGGITPDVIVGDSVTPLPVQALARAMGKNLGAYRDALSKLAQQRKRTMNTPGDAVTRELLDALYLDLIARRVAPPRTVFDAAGPWIARSLGYEMTRVAFGGEAEFLRRTQDDATLQRASQILMSARTPRDVFGNLERRAVTVPATQ; encoded by the coding sequence ATGTCTGAATTACTGCCCGACGCCCCACGTCATCCCCGCCGCGGCCTCCGCGCCCTCGTGGCCGGCATTGGTTTTGGCGGGCTGTTGGGGTTGGGGAGCTGGTGGTCCGGTCGTGACCTTACGGCGGCCACGCAGCCTGCCCGGGCGCCACTCGGTGGCGCACGCCTGTTTGATCAGGTGGTGGCGGCGGTGGCCCAGAAGTATGTGGATTCCCTGCCGGCCGACTCCATCTATGCGAAGTCGGTAGCCGGCATGCTGAATGAACTCGAGGATCCGTTCACCTCATTCCTGACGGAAGATCGTGTGCGACGGCTCAGCGAGCAGATGAACGGCACGTTCTCGGGGATCGGCCTGCAGATCGATATTCGTGACGGTTGGCCGGTGGTCATTGAGCCGCTCATAGGCGGTCCCTCCGAACGGGCCGGTGTGCTGGCGGGCGACCGCATCGTGCGCATTGGGAAGGAAAGCACCAAGGATCTTGATCGCGAAGAAGTGTTCAAGCGCCTGCGAGGGGTCACCGGTTCATCGGTCACGTTTACGGTGGCGCGCGGCGATCAGAAGCAGGACTTCACGCTGGTACGTGACAAGGTGCATCTCCGAGCGGTTCAGCGCGTGACGTTGTTGCAGAACGGGACCGGCTACGTGGACGTGAATGTGTTCAACGCGTTCACAGCCACGGAATTGTCGGCCGCCATCGATTCGCTGGTCCGTCAGGGGGCGCGCTCGCTGGTGATGGATTTGCGCGGGAACCCCGGCGGGCTGCTTGAACAGGGCGTCGCGGTGGCGGATCTGTTTCTCGACCGCGGGCAGAGCATCGTCCAGTTGCGCGGGCGCGCCGGGACGCCGCCGCAAACGTACACCGACTCGCAGCCGCAGCGCTGGCCAACCTTGCCGGTGGCGGTGCTCGTCGATCGCTCAAGTGCGAGTGCCTCGGAGATCGTGGCCGGGGCGCTGCAGGATCATGATCGCGCCGTCGTCCTCGGTGTCACGAGCTTCGGGAAGGGGAGCGCTCAGAACGTGTATCCGCTGTCCAGTGGCGGGGCGCTTCGGCTCACGATTGCGCGGTGGTACACCCCGGTGGGACGCAGTATCAATCGCCCGCCCGAGCGCAATCCGGATGATGACGTGGAGCCTGATACGGTCGGCGTGTCGTTGCCCGACACCATTCGACCGCGTTTCCGCACGGACGCCGGGCGCACGGTGTTTGGCGGCGGTGGCATCACGCCCGATGTGATCGTCGGCGACAGCGTGACGCCGCTGCCAGTGCAGGCGCTGGCGCGAGCCATGGGGAAGAATCTGGGGGCGTATCGCGATGCACTCAGCAAGCTGGCCCAACAGCGGAAGCGCACCATGAATACTCCCGGCGACGCCGTGACGCGCGAACTGCTGGATGCTCTCTATCTGGACCTGATCGCGCGCAGGGTGGCGCCGCCGCGCACGGTGTTTGATGCGGCTGGCCCGTGGATTGCCCGCTCATTGGGCTATGAGATGACCCGGGTCGCGTTCGGTGGCGAAGCGGAATTCCTGCGCCGCACGCAGGATGACGCCACGCTGCAGCGCGCCTCACAGATTCTCATGAGTGCGCGCACCCCACGCGATGTGTTCGGGAATCTCGAACGCCGCGCCGTCACCGTGCCGGCCACGCAATAA
- a CDS encoding LolA family protein: protein MTTQSTIVRVMAITMALSTPLVAQTGAETAYDRVAKAWSGTRTLEANFEQKITNPVIGRTAMSKGVFHQQRPGKVSITFTQPAGDRIVGDGKTLWVYLPSSAPGQVLKLPGDADGAIVADLLGQLLDTPKRAFVISGGEAVIIDGRATRRVQLLPRDPDAVPFQKATLWLDDKEPRPVRVQVIDDQGVDRTITLTTWRPDATLPKDAFAFKVPKGAKVSTKLPGA, encoded by the coding sequence ATGACGACACAATCAACGATCGTTCGCGTGATGGCCATCACGATGGCCCTCAGCACGCCGCTCGTCGCCCAGACCGGCGCCGAGACGGCGTACGACCGCGTGGCCAAGGCGTGGAGTGGCACCCGGACGCTCGAAGCCAACTTCGAGCAGAAGATCACCAACCCGGTGATCGGCCGCACGGCCATGTCCAAGGGGGTCTTCCATCAGCAGCGGCCGGGGAAGGTGTCCATCACCTTTACCCAGCCTGCCGGCGACCGCATTGTGGGCGACGGCAAGACGCTGTGGGTGTATCTGCCCAGCAGTGCCCCGGGGCAGGTGTTGAAGTTGCCCGGCGATGCCGACGGCGCCATTGTGGCCGACCTGCTGGGTCAGCTGCTCGACACGCCGAAGCGTGCGTTCGTGATTTCCGGGGGCGAGGCGGTCATCATTGATGGCCGTGCCACTCGGCGGGTGCAACTGTTGCCGCGCGATCCCGATGCCGTGCCCTTTCAGAAAGCCACGCTGTGGCTGGATGACAAGGAGCCGCGCCCGGTGCGTGTCCAGGTGATTGATGATCAGGGCGTGGACCGAACAATCACGCTCACCACCTGGCGCCCTGACGCCACGTTGCCCAAGGATGCCTTTGCCTTCAAGGTGCCCAAGGGCGCCAAGGTGTCCACCAAGCTGCCCGGCGCGTAA
- the aroF gene encoding 3-deoxy-7-phosphoheptulonate synthase: MLVVMQPNASSADIDRVCEEITRQGFKPLPLPGEVRTAIGLLGDDAKVDWSYIEGLPGVSSVLIVQKPFRQASREWKPEQTIVEIAPGVRFGGSEVPIVAGPCSVETEEQILTAARQVKAAGGVALRGGAFKPRSSPYAFQGLGKQGLELLALARRETGLAIVTEAMDERGADLVAEYADCIQIGARNMQNYSLLRHVGTLKKPVLLKRGMAATINDLLLSAEYVLSEGNPNVILCERGVRTFDSATRNLFDLTAIPVVQKLSHLPIVADPSHGTGLRDKVTPMARAAVAAGADGILVEMHPTPDKALSDGAQSLYPDQFTDLVKQLRTIASAIGRSITSI, translated from the coding sequence ATGCTGGTCGTAATGCAGCCCAACGCTTCTTCCGCCGACATCGATCGGGTCTGCGAAGAAATTACGCGTCAGGGCTTCAAGCCCCTCCCCTTGCCGGGCGAAGTCCGCACGGCGATCGGTCTCCTTGGCGATGACGCCAAGGTGGATTGGTCGTACATCGAAGGGCTGCCGGGCGTGTCCAGTGTGCTCATCGTGCAGAAGCCCTTCCGTCAGGCGTCGCGCGAGTGGAAGCCGGAACAGACCATCGTGGAAATCGCCCCGGGGGTGCGCTTTGGTGGCAGCGAGGTTCCCATTGTCGCCGGCCCGTGCTCGGTGGAAACCGAGGAGCAGATTCTCACCGCCGCGCGTCAGGTGAAGGCCGCCGGTGGCGTGGCGTTGCGGGGCGGCGCCTTCAAGCCGCGCTCCAGCCCCTACGCGTTCCAGGGACTCGGCAAGCAGGGGTTGGAACTGCTGGCCCTGGCGCGACGTGAAACAGGGCTGGCCATTGTCACCGAAGCCATGGATGAACGCGGCGCGGATCTCGTGGCCGAGTATGCCGACTGCATCCAGATTGGCGCGCGCAACATGCAGAACTACTCGCTGTTGCGTCACGTGGGCACGCTCAAGAAGCCGGTCCTGCTCAAGCGTGGTATGGCGGCCACGATCAACGATCTGCTGCTCAGCGCCGAGTATGTGCTGTCGGAAGGAAATCCCAACGTCATCCTGTGCGAGCGCGGCGTGCGCACGTTTGACAGTGCCACGCGCAACCTGTTCGATCTGACCGCCATTCCCGTGGTGCAGAAGCTGTCGCACTTGCCCATTGTCGCGGACCCCAGTCACGGCACCGGGCTGCGCGACAAGGTCACGCCCATGGCGCGTGCGGCCGTGGCCGCTGGTGCCGATGGCATTCTGGTGGAGATGCACCCCACGCCCGACAAGGCGCTTTCCGACGGCGCGCAGTCGCTGTATCCCGATCAGTTTACCGATCTCGTGAAGCAGCTGCGCACAATTGCCAGTGCAATTGGCCGCAGCATTACCAGTATCTGA
- a CDS encoding MBL fold metallo-hydrolase has product MRLTTIGTGTAAPHPSRVASAHLVEAGEVRLLLDCGSGAVHRMANLGVAWSDITHVALTHFHADHIADLPLLIMGWRWGQLPPRSAPVTIYGPLGTGALLERMAAVYGGWLLAPGFPLTVRDMSPDEVIRLPGDVSLHACAVPHTAESVAYSVSEGTRRLVYTGDTGVSESLGAWARDCDLLLAECSLPDTMAIREHLTPRQVGALAAQAAARRLVLTHFYPPVEAVNIAAEVAEHYSGPTVCATDGWFIDF; this is encoded by the coding sequence ATGCGACTAACGACCATTGGCACCGGAACCGCCGCGCCGCATCCTTCGCGCGTGGCGTCTGCGCATCTGGTGGAAGCCGGTGAAGTGCGCCTGCTCCTCGACTGCGGCAGTGGGGCCGTCCATCGGATGGCCAATCTTGGCGTGGCGTGGAGTGACATCACGCATGTGGCCCTCACCCATTTTCACGCCGATCATATTGCCGACCTGCCGCTGCTCATCATGGGATGGCGGTGGGGGCAGTTGCCGCCGCGGAGTGCGCCGGTCACCATCTACGGCCCGCTGGGGACGGGCGCCCTGCTGGAGCGGATGGCCGCGGTGTACGGCGGTTGGCTGCTGGCCCCCGGCTTCCCGCTCACCGTGCGGGACATGAGTCCGGACGAGGTCATTCGCTTGCCGGGCGACGTGTCCCTGCACGCCTGTGCGGTACCACATACCGCGGAGAGCGTAGCATATTCCGTCAGTGAAGGAACGCGGCGGCTTGTGTACACCGGCGACACCGGCGTAAGCGAATCGCTGGGCGCGTGGGCACGGGACTGTGACCTGCTGCTCGCCGAATGTTCTTTGCCCGACACGATGGCCATTCGTGAGCATCTCACCCCACGACAGGTCGGCGCGTTGGCAGCACAGGCCGCCGCGCGGCGGCTGGTGCTCACCCATTTCTATCCGCCGGTGGAGGCCGTGAACATCGCGGCTGAAGTGGCGGAGCATTATTCCGGTCCAACGGTGTGTGCCACCGATGGCTGGTTCATCGACTTTTAG
- the smc gene encoding chromosome segregation protein SMC encodes MRLTKLEVHGFKAFADHLEFVFEKGVTAIVGPNGSGKSNVSDAVRWVLGEQRARAMRGAKMEDVIFHGSSARKQVNMAEVSLHFDNTEGELPIPFKEVVITRRLLRSGESEYLLNRAPCRLRDIQDLVRGTGLGADSGVVIESKMIDSLLSDRPDERRELFEEAAGVGLYRDRRRSAERRLEETTTDLARLDDLINEVQSQVRSLARQRRRAERHAELTSRRFAVEISLATREMAAWKDELEALDGRLAELRGEVPGSEEQIALAEQLREEAHAARGAAEASRVELAKLAAEQRDKTQRLERELAVAEERQRSTTMRKQRAEQERQDNEAFGRRLREDRDKAATDRTTLEQELADAGEALQQRLSAEQVARESVQVARTALDQLERQVREHRDQARRIELDRDGAAREQAETQQRREALDVERQNLADALDAIERELINAREQVQLTQENAQDALHELEGARLSCATARTADAESRSMLASAVELSTNLEGKMNALAALERERVGLAPSAAKLLKERERFGDGAVLGPLTDFLTADGDTAKLVERYLGATMHAIVVRDAAAASAVRQWHAQSQPGPILLLPLDVVMEMSSLEGALGGSVQTQGPASRWVQVLLGKVRALDGGDAFIDERGAVYLPGNAGGPGPLQRRAELTRLESDLAAADARRDEAAMAADAARLALAEAERAQQSAMENNNRAQQESRRAVEVQNEVDRRRERAERELAQSSALAERLVSRLEELEQRTRQLAQQAEALHARAGEADTDITAAREELSVFERDQEQAREARATWQVAQAQAQARLSVAIDREKRLHEEDSTAAARIEALAKELSTLSEADQHLAQQLDGWRTELETEQKSMADAEGRLADAERAVAAATAASDACEATLDEARRRATALGEQLHGAQLRHTELAGRRETIRSRLETEWRRSLDDLMAGFEELELPTDELRSEAATLRASLDELGPVNPLAIEEHEEEQRRLEFLTSQRNDLVAAKQSLHQAIREIDSTARELFLATFSQVRENFRQIFLRMFGGGECDLRLENPDAPLDCDIEIHASPRGKKTQRIHLLSSGERALVALSLLFGIFLTKPSPFCLMDEVDAPLDDQNIGRFVKMLNDFKSRTQFIVITHNPRTTSEAADAVYGVTMQEPGVSSIVSVRLRNGPSVDAEPGSAPPEPDISPEEVSVDDADASEAEPSPA; translated from the coding sequence GTGCGTCTGACGAAGCTCGAAGTCCATGGCTTCAAGGCCTTTGCCGATCACCTGGAGTTTGTGTTTGAGAAGGGGGTGACGGCCATTGTTGGCCCGAACGGCTCCGGCAAATCCAATGTCTCCGATGCGGTGCGCTGGGTCCTTGGCGAACAGCGTGCGCGCGCCATGCGTGGTGCCAAAATGGAAGATGTCATCTTCCATGGGTCATCGGCCCGCAAGCAGGTGAACATGGCGGAAGTGTCGCTCCACTTCGACAACACGGAAGGCGAACTGCCCATTCCGTTCAAGGAAGTGGTCATCACGCGCCGCCTGTTGCGTTCGGGCGAAAGCGAGTACCTGCTGAACCGGGCGCCGTGCCGCCTGCGCGACATTCAGGACCTCGTGCGCGGTACCGGCCTCGGGGCCGACTCCGGCGTGGTGATCGAAAGCAAGATGATCGATTCCCTGCTCTCAGACCGCCCCGATGAACGGCGAGAGCTGTTTGAGGAAGCGGCTGGCGTAGGGCTCTATCGCGATCGCCGACGCAGCGCCGAGCGTCGTCTTGAGGAAACCACGACCGACCTCGCACGCCTCGACGATCTCATCAACGAAGTGCAGAGCCAGGTGCGTTCGCTGGCGCGTCAGCGTCGTCGCGCGGAACGGCATGCCGAGCTGACCTCGCGCCGCTTTGCGGTGGAGATTTCGCTTGCCACGCGCGAGATGGCCGCCTGGAAGGACGAACTCGAAGCACTCGACGGGCGGCTGGCAGAGTTGCGTGGCGAAGTGCCGGGCTCCGAAGAGCAGATCGCGTTGGCCGAACAACTGCGCGAAGAGGCCCACGCCGCGCGCGGAGCGGCAGAAGCCAGCCGCGTGGAGTTGGCCAAGCTGGCCGCTGAACAGCGCGACAAGACGCAGCGTCTCGAGCGCGAATTGGCGGTGGCCGAAGAGCGTCAGCGCAGCACCACGATGCGGAAGCAGCGTGCCGAGCAGGAGCGCCAGGATAACGAGGCGTTCGGCCGTCGTCTGCGCGAAGACCGCGACAAGGCCGCGACCGACCGCACCACGCTGGAACAGGAACTGGCCGACGCCGGTGAGGCGCTGCAGCAGCGACTGTCGGCCGAACAGGTGGCGCGTGAGTCTGTACAGGTGGCCCGCACCGCGCTGGATCAGCTGGAGCGGCAGGTGCGTGAACACCGGGACCAGGCCCGACGCATTGAACTGGACCGTGATGGGGCCGCGCGCGAACAGGCGGAGACTCAGCAGCGCCGCGAAGCGCTCGACGTAGAGCGGCAGAATCTGGCCGACGCGTTGGACGCCATTGAGCGCGAGCTCATCAACGCCCGCGAGCAGGTGCAGCTCACGCAGGAGAATGCGCAGGATGCGCTGCACGAGCTCGAAGGTGCTCGGCTGAGCTGCGCCACTGCGCGCACTGCCGATGCCGAATCGCGATCGATGCTCGCCAGTGCGGTGGAGTTGAGCACCAATCTTGAGGGCAAGATGAACGCCCTCGCGGCGCTGGAACGTGAGCGTGTGGGGTTGGCCCCGTCGGCCGCCAAACTGCTCAAGGAGCGCGAGCGATTTGGTGACGGCGCCGTGCTGGGGCCGCTCACCGACTTCCTCACCGCAGACGGCGATACGGCCAAACTGGTGGAGCGCTACCTTGGCGCCACCATGCACGCCATCGTCGTGCGCGATGCGGCCGCGGCGTCGGCCGTGCGCCAGTGGCATGCGCAATCTCAGCCGGGCCCCATTCTCCTGCTCCCACTCGACGTGGTCATGGAGATGTCCTCGCTGGAGGGGGCGCTGGGCGGCAGCGTGCAAACGCAGGGACCGGCCTCGCGGTGGGTGCAGGTGCTCCTTGGCAAGGTCCGCGCCCTCGACGGCGGCGACGCCTTCATTGACGAACGTGGGGCGGTCTACCTTCCGGGAAATGCCGGCGGGCCTGGCCCCCTGCAGCGCCGCGCCGAGCTGACCCGACTCGAGAGCGATCTCGCGGCCGCCGATGCCCGTCGTGACGAGGCGGCGATGGCGGCTGACGCGGCGCGACTGGCGTTGGCCGAAGCCGAACGGGCGCAGCAAAGTGCGATGGAAAACAACAACCGCGCGCAGCAGGAATCGCGGCGAGCGGTGGAAGTGCAGAACGAAGTGGATCGGCGTCGCGAGCGGGCCGAACGTGAGCTGGCACAGTCGAGCGCCCTCGCGGAACGCCTCGTGTCGCGCCTTGAGGAGCTCGAGCAGCGCACACGGCAGTTGGCGCAGCAGGCCGAAGCGCTGCACGCGCGGGCCGGTGAAGCCGACACCGACATTACCGCCGCGCGCGAAGAACTGTCCGTCTTCGAACGGGATCAGGAACAGGCACGCGAAGCCCGCGCCACCTGGCAGGTGGCGCAGGCGCAGGCCCAGGCACGGTTGTCCGTTGCCATTGATCGTGAAAAGCGCCTGCACGAGGAAGACAGCACCGCAGCCGCCCGCATTGAAGCGCTGGCGAAGGAGCTCTCCACGCTCAGTGAAGCCGATCAGCACCTGGCCCAGCAGCTCGACGGCTGGCGTACGGAGCTGGAGACGGAACAGAAGAGCATGGCCGACGCCGAAGGACGTCTGGCCGACGCCGAACGGGCCGTCGCGGCCGCCACGGCGGCCTCTGATGCGTGCGAGGCCACGCTTGATGAAGCCCGCCGCCGGGCGACGGCGTTGGGTGAGCAGCTCCACGGTGCGCAGTTGCGGCATACGGAGCTGGCCGGTCGGCGCGAAACGATTCGCTCACGTCTGGAAACAGAGTGGCGTCGATCGCTCGATGACCTGATGGCCGGTTTTGAAGAACTCGAACTGCCCACCGACGAGTTGCGGAGCGAGGCGGCCACGTTGCGCGCGTCGCTCGATGAGCTGGGGCCGGTGAATCCGCTGGCCATTGAGGAACATGAGGAGGAGCAGCGTCGCCTCGAGTTCCTCACCAGCCAGCGCAACGACCTCGTGGCGGCCAAGCAGTCGCTGCATCAGGCCATTCGGGAAATCGACAGTACGGCCCGGGAGCTGTTCCTCGCCACATTCTCGCAGGTCCGCGAAAACTTCCGCCAGATCTTCCTGCGGATGTTCGGCGGCGGCGAGTGTGACCTGCGCCTGGAGAACCCGGACGCCCCGCTCGATTGCGACATCGAAATTCACGCGTCACCGCGTGGCAAGAAGACGCAGCGCATCCACCTGCTCTCCAGCGGAGAACGGGCGCTGGTCGCCTTGTCACTGCTCTTTGGCATCTTCCTCACCAAGCCGAGTCCGTTCTGTCTCATGGACGAAGTGGACGCGCCTCTGGACGATCAGAACATCGGTCGGTTCGTGAAGATGCTCAACGACTTCAAGTCGCGGACGCAGTTCATCGTCATTACGCACAACCCGCGGACGACGTCGGAAGCCGCCGACGCCGTGTACGGCGTCACGATGCAGGAGCCGGGCGTGTCGAGCATCGTGAGTGTCCGGCTGCGCAACGGGCCGTCCGTGGACGCGGAACCGGGGAGTGCGCCGCCGGAGCCCGACATCAGCCCGGAGGAGGTCTCGGTGGACGACGCCGATGCCTCTGAAGCGGAGCCGTCACCCGCGTGA
- a CDS encoding SPOR domain-containing protein: MTAPGSLIAPWEVEGRRLAPLLDGVSAVVVAANDPSVAVSVAIGVARAHGQRRRVAIADLIGESPAIEALLTGDDPHGIADSFLYGVSLNKIARPMQGADNVFLMPSGTESVDHQDVYANDRWRRLAAGFHQVGALLIVVARPQVAGFAELCGYIGSVMPVGETAFPAPPGIPLIAPPAPPPPPAAEPVEAPRRESKARAREAAQQDESSRTRRLWVLLILLAAIAVAVGALWPQIVERLPAPLAALVTGAQPAPDSTAVVVPPTPMNVAPPADSLQRDSLGNVIGDSSRLDSTATDSVAALPAPTVANPADSAASARYAVYFATANTRAAAMPDPKVRALEAVALSPVMEGTEQWFRVTVGAAAERSEAEALLTRLRNEKVIGSGSIVSVPLAFRIETKVTTPLVPTRLAALATRGVIAYALRQTDGSATIYTGAYESPSQAIPLAESLRAAGVAPVLVYRTGRAF, translated from the coding sequence ATGACTGCACCCGGTTCACTGATTGCTCCGTGGGAAGTGGAAGGACGTCGGCTGGCCCCTCTGCTGGACGGCGTGAGTGCGGTGGTCGTAGCCGCCAATGACCCGTCGGTGGCCGTGAGCGTAGCCATTGGGGTGGCGCGTGCCCATGGCCAGCGTCGTCGCGTGGCCATTGCCGACCTGATTGGTGAATCGCCGGCCATTGAGGCACTGCTCACTGGCGACGATCCACACGGCATTGCGGACAGTTTCCTGTACGGCGTTTCGCTGAACAAGATTGCGCGCCCCATGCAAGGCGCCGATAACGTTTTTCTGATGCCCAGCGGCACCGAGTCGGTGGATCATCAGGATGTGTACGCCAACGACCGCTGGCGCCGGTTGGCCGCCGGATTTCACCAGGTGGGGGCGCTGCTCATTGTGGTGGCGCGTCCGCAGGTTGCGGGCTTCGCGGAGTTGTGCGGGTACATCGGCAGCGTCATGCCGGTAGGTGAAACGGCGTTTCCGGCGCCTCCGGGCATTCCGCTCATTGCGCCACCGGCCCCGCCACCGCCGCCAGCGGCAGAACCAGTTGAGGCGCCCAGGCGCGAAAGCAAAGCTCGCGCGCGTGAAGCCGCGCAGCAGGACGAAAGCAGCCGCACGCGTCGCTTGTGGGTGCTGCTCATTCTGCTGGCCGCTATCGCCGTAGCCGTTGGGGCCTTGTGGCCGCAAATCGTGGAGCGACTGCCGGCGCCGCTGGCAGCGCTGGTTACCGGCGCCCAACCGGCACCGGACAGCACCGCAGTGGTGGTGCCACCCACGCCCATGAACGTGGCGCCACCGGCTGACAGTCTGCAGCGGGATTCACTGGGCAACGTCATCGGCGACAGCTCGCGCCTGGACAGCACGGCCACTGACAGTGTGGCAGCGTTGCCGGCACCAACGGTGGCCAACCCCGCCGACTCCGCTGCGTCTGCCCGCTACGCCGTGTACTTCGCTACGGCCAACACACGCGCCGCTGCCATGCCCGACCCCAAGGTGCGCGCGCTGGAAGCGGTTGCTCTGTCACCGGTCATGGAAGGCACCGAGCAATGGTTCCGGGTCACGGTAGGCGCCGCGGCGGAGCGCAGTGAAGCGGAAGCCTTGCTCACGCGATTGCGCAACGAAAAAGTCATCGGGTCAGGGAGCATTGTCTCCGTGCCCCTGGCCTTCCGCATTGAAACCAAGGTCACGACCCCGCTGGTCCCCACGCGCCTCGCGGCGCTGGCCACCCGGGGAGTGATTGCGTACGCACTGCGTCAAACCGACGGCAGTGCCACCATCTACACCGGCGCGTACGAATCGCCGTCGCAGGCGATTCCGCTTGCCGAATCGCTGCGCGCTGCCGGTGTCGCGCCTGTGCTGGTTTATCGAACGGGGAGAGCGTTCTAG
- a CDS encoding SPOR domain-containing protein produces the protein MRTLLASALVLLACGCSDRSSRPSGADATPSIPGGPDPIVLRVSRNGGVLTAARYPALDTTIWRSASRVPPLNRFVAFGAEDGYLAAVDTSGAPVRVDLRVGSVTVAREDTVRAVSSADGGSIYALTAGGDIARYTPSGSDWSFTPPLPAQTLFAQPDGSVVVAGARGDRAIVWRVRPPQQTVSDSISFDVGGDERSLGETIERTAGNIGDRVYFGANEDVLAVRTRDLGKALDVSMGDPVRAITATPSGDRLFVALEGEEALRIVDRFEEGITGKIALPGVPRALRMDPMGRVLLAQGNKDSVFVVSLASDEVMGVVQSEWRGDLPLVLPDAAIAVTRGDDVVFAHPTSLKDMRVVEGGANSFWHTLRWNGFRPRAAGLDQPVQFRTSAPRDSADRLPDSLRAAAESTAVRTDSAAGSTGAGAPPTGQFTVSFAAILDETQARSLAARIRVDGQSPRITTSERAGKTLFRVVLGPFPTRPEAERVGKASGQSYWIFEGAP, from the coding sequence GTGCGCACGCTCCTCGCGTCGGCGCTCGTGCTCCTCGCGTGCGGCTGTTCCGATCGCTCGTCCCGCCCCTCTGGAGCCGACGCCACTCCCAGTATTCCCGGCGGACCCGATCCCATCGTTCTGCGCGTTTCGCGCAACGGTGGTGTGTTGACGGCTGCGCGCTACCCGGCGCTCGACACCACCATCTGGCGCTCCGCGTCGCGTGTGCCCCCGTTGAATCGCTTCGTCGCCTTTGGCGCCGAAGACGGCTACCTGGCGGCGGTCGATACCAGCGGCGCACCGGTGCGCGTCGACCTTCGCGTTGGTAGTGTGACCGTGGCTCGTGAAGACACCGTGCGTGCCGTGTCCTCGGCCGATGGCGGATCGATCTACGCGCTGACGGCTGGCGGCGACATTGCCCGCTACACGCCAAGCGGCAGCGATTGGTCCTTCACCCCGCCGCTCCCTGCCCAGACGCTCTTTGCCCAGCCCGATGGATCGGTGGTCGTGGCCGGTGCCCGCGGCGATCGCGCCATCGTCTGGCGGGTCCGTCCGCCTCAGCAGACCGTGTCCGATTCCATTTCGTTTGACGTGGGCGGCGACGAGCGGTCGTTGGGCGAAACGATCGAACGCACTGCCGGCAACATTGGCGACCGGGTGTACTTCGGCGCCAATGAAGACGTGTTGGCTGTGCGCACCCGCGACCTGGGTAAAGCGCTCGATGTGAGCATGGGCGACCCGGTGCGCGCGATTACCGCCACGCCCAGTGGTGATCGCCTGTTTGTGGCGCTGGAAGGGGAAGAAGCGCTGCGCATTGTCGACCGCTTCGAAGAAGGGATTACGGGCAAGATTGCGCTGCCGGGCGTCCCGCGCGCGCTGCGCATGGACCCCATGGGGCGCGTGCTGTTGGCGCAGGGGAACAAGGACTCGGTGTTCGTGGTGAGCCTTGCCAGTGACGAAGTGATGGGGGTGGTACAGAGTGAGTGGCGCGGCGACCTGCCGCTGGTGCTCCCTGATGCCGCCATTGCCGTGACGCGTGGTGATGACGTGGTGTTCGCGCATCCCACGTCACTCAAGGACATGCGGGTGGTTGAAGGCGGTGCCAACTCGTTCTGGCACACGTTGCGCTGGAACGGCTTCCGTCCGCGCGCGGCCGGTCTCGATCAGCCGGTGCAGTTTCGCACGAGTGCCCCGCGCGATTCGGCGGACCGTCTCCCGGATTCACTGCGAGCGGCGGCCGAAAGCACCGCGGTCCGCACGGATTCGGCGGCGGGATCTACTGGCGCCGGCGCACCACCGACGGGCCAATTCACCGTATCGTTTGCCGCCATTCTCGACGAAACGCAGGCGCGCTCGCTCGCGGCCCGCATTCGCGTCGATGGACAGTCGCCGCGCATCACCACGTCGGAGCGCGCCGGCAAGACGTTGTTTCGTGTTGTGCTCGGCCCCTTCCCCACGCGCCCCGAGGCGGAACGCGTCGGCAAGGCGTCGGGGCAAAGCTACTGGATCTTCGAGGGCGCGCCATGA